In Lolium rigidum isolate FL_2022 unplaced genomic scaffold, APGP_CSIRO_Lrig_0.1 contig_34836_1, whole genome shotgun sequence, one genomic interval encodes:
- the LOC124681176 gene encoding CASP-like protein 2B1 has protein sequence MAAMAGTAERKLKVWELVLRCLVLGLGAAAAALVATDSQTQTFFSMERRARFTDMKALVLLVAANGAAAGYSLLQAGRCAVAMARGGGGALALSSRALAWAVFSGDQLLAYAMLAATAAALQSSLLGKLGQPELQWMGICGLYGAFCRQVSVALACAVVAVLATVLLASFSAFNLFRLYGGGCKGSSHARNGATW, from the coding sequence atggcggccatggcgggcaCGGCGGAGAGGAAGCTGAAGGTGTGGGAGCTGGTGCTCCGGTGCCTCGTCCTCGgcctcggcgcggcggcggcggcgctggtggcCACGGACAGCCAGACGCAGACCTTCTTCTCCATGGAGCGGCGGGCCAGGTTCACGGACATGAAGGCGCTGGTGCTCCTGGTGGCCGccaacggcgccgccgccgggtaCAGCCTGCTGCAGGCGGGGCGGTGCGCTGTGGcgatggcgcgcggcggcggcggtgcgctggCCCTGAGCAGCAGGGCGCTGGCCTGGgccgtcttctccggcgaccagCTGCTGGCGTACGCGATGCTGGCCGCGACGGCGGCCGCGCTGCAGTCGTCGCTGCTCGGGAAGCTCGGCCAGCCGGAGCTGCAGTGGATGGGCATCTGCGGCCTCTACGGCGCCTTCTGCAGGCAGGTCAGCGTCGCCCTCGCCTGCGCCGTCGTCGCGGTCCTCGCCACCGTGCTCCTCGCCTCCTTCTCCGCGTTCAACCTCTTCCGGCTCTACGGCGGCGGCTGTAAGGGGAGCAGCCATGCTAGGAACGGCGCCACGTGGTAA